One Chitinophaga sp. H8 DNA window includes the following coding sequences:
- the def gene encoding peptide deformylase, translating to MILPVVAYGAVILRTPCLPVTPDTPGLQQLITNMWHTLDNANGVGLAAPQVNHSYQLFIVDSLKTTTPDDLSGIRQVFINATVLEYSIEQCTDTEGCLSIPGIWEEVSRAEWITLQYQDASFVTHTRTFTGSTARMIQHEYDHVQGKLYLDYLSPLRKALLKNKLQAISKGKTTARYPMVIQRSR from the coding sequence ATGATACTCCCTGTTGTAGCCTATGGCGCAGTCATATTACGTACCCCCTGCCTGCCGGTAACGCCAGACACACCGGGATTACAACAACTCATCACTAATATGTGGCACACACTGGACAATGCCAATGGTGTTGGGCTCGCAGCCCCACAGGTAAATCACTCCTACCAGCTATTTATCGTAGATAGCCTTAAAACCACTACACCGGATGACCTATCAGGTATCAGGCAGGTGTTTATCAATGCTACTGTATTGGAATACAGCATAGAACAATGTACAGATACAGAAGGCTGCCTGAGCATTCCCGGGATATGGGAAGAGGTATCCCGCGCGGAGTGGATTACCCTGCAATACCAGGATGCATCTTTTGTAACGCACACCCGGACATTTACAGGCAGTACAGCCCGTATGATACAACATGAATATGACCACGTACAGGGAAAACTGTACCTCGACTATCTTTCTCCGCTACGTAAAGCATTACTTAAAAATAAACTACAGGCCATCTCAAAAGGAAAGACAACCGCCCGGTATCCGATGGTAATCCAGCGGAGCAGGTGA
- a CDS encoding efflux RND transporter permease subunit has translation MNLIKTALQKPIAVIVVVVGLLFFGISSLRDIKIDIFPDLNLPAIYVSQPYGGMSPQQMEGFIATNYQNLFLYVGGIKDIETKNIQGLTMLKLTFYEGTNMAQAAAEVTAMGNRAFASMPNGTQPPFIIRFDASTLPIGQLALSSATRTNNELQDLAMTIVRPSFSRIAGLSSPAPFGGNSRTVVINVDPALMRSHHLSPDQIVAAVKDNNQISPAGNVRIGDLTYLTPSNTVMRSIKDFENIPLIMGDGPTVFLRDVARVEDAADVTTSYAIINGKRSVYLPAIKTADASTWTVVKNLKAALPNIQKLLPEDVKVTFEFDQSTYVINAVKSLVSEGAIGAVLTGLMVLLFLGDRRSAFIVILTIPVSILIGVMCLKMAGQTINIMTLSGLALAIGILVDMATVTIENIHQHLEMGKPKAKAILDACREIAFPELLILFCILAVFAPSFTMKGVPKAMFLPLSLAIGFSMIAAYLLAQTLVPILANWILKADHFTGHSIHHPTLALNTAESRQVEKDLKKETRHPEKLTRFEKFKLRFMGWLQSLMAVRKIVIGSYLVGIVVVIGICISMIGRDILPKLNNGQFQLRLKAPEGTRIERSEVMLLQAVDILKKMVGEKNIDITSSFVGTHPSSYSTNPIYLFMAGPNEAVMQVNLKEDYKVNMDDFKERYRKLIHQQLPEVKMSFEPIDLTDKVMSQGAATPVEVAIMGKNLAESRPYAQKVLAEMKKIPYLRDIQINQPLNSPAIRVNIDRERAGQLGVSITDVAKSLTAATSSSRFTEKNVWLDEKNATSYFVQVAIPENEMGSVNDMAAIPLSKNQSRPLLGDVATLQPDTVIGEYDRVGAVRIISIGANVHRKDLGRAAAEVEKAIKRAGEPPRGISVEKRGLMNLLEETLDSLQSGLMVAVVVILLLLAANFQSFKVAFVIVSTIPAVLAGSLIMLLLTGSTLNLQSYMGIIMSVGVSVANAILLVTNAEKLRLENHDARKSALESAAVRLRPILMTSIAMVMGMVPMASGLGEAGDQTAPLGRAVIGGLIASTFASLLILPLIFSWVQQKAGVKSASLDPEDEHSEYYIPTTVPKH, from the coding sequence ATGAATCTGATTAAAACCGCTTTACAAAAACCTATAGCCGTAATAGTGGTAGTGGTGGGCCTGTTGTTTTTTGGCATATCCTCCCTGCGGGATATCAAGATCGATATTTTTCCCGACCTGAACCTGCCGGCCATATATGTGTCGCAGCCATATGGTGGGATGTCGCCTCAGCAAATGGAAGGTTTTATTGCTACCAACTATCAGAACCTGTTCTTATATGTGGGTGGTATTAAGGATATAGAAACGAAGAATATACAAGGGTTAACCATGCTTAAACTTACCTTCTATGAAGGTACAAACATGGCTCAGGCAGCGGCAGAAGTAACAGCAATGGGAAACAGGGCATTTGCGTCCATGCCCAATGGAACGCAACCGCCTTTTATTATCCGTTTTGATGCTTCTACCCTGCCTATCGGCCAGTTGGCATTAAGCAGTGCTACCCGTACCAATAATGAATTGCAGGATCTGGCAATGACGATTGTACGGCCTTCCTTTTCCCGTATTGCAGGATTGTCGTCACCGGCACCTTTTGGTGGTAACTCCCGTACCGTGGTGATCAATGTAGATCCTGCGCTGATGCGGAGCCATCACCTTTCACCTGATCAGATAGTAGCAGCTGTAAAAGACAACAACCAGATATCTCCTGCCGGTAACGTGCGGATAGGGGATCTTACTTATCTCACTCCCAGCAATACCGTGATGCGGAGTATTAAAGATTTTGAGAACATTCCACTGATCATGGGAGATGGTCCTACCGTATTCCTGCGCGATGTGGCCCGTGTAGAAGATGCTGCGGACGTAACTACCAGCTATGCTATCATCAATGGCAAACGCTCTGTATATCTGCCGGCGATTAAAACAGCAGATGCTTCTACCTGGACGGTGGTAAAGAACCTGAAAGCAGCATTGCCCAATATTCAGAAGCTGCTGCCTGAAGATGTGAAAGTGACTTTTGAATTTGACCAGAGTACTTATGTAATCAATGCGGTAAAAAGCCTGGTGAGTGAAGGAGCGATTGGTGCGGTACTGACCGGATTGATGGTACTGCTTTTCCTGGGCGACCGGCGCAGTGCTTTTATTGTGATCCTGACTATTCCGGTGTCTATTCTGATAGGGGTGATGTGTTTGAAAATGGCAGGACAAACCATCAATATTATGACGCTGAGCGGACTGGCGCTGGCCATTGGTATCCTGGTAGATATGGCTACAGTAACGATAGAAAACATCCACCAGCACCTGGAGATGGGAAAGCCGAAGGCCAAAGCAATATTGGATGCCTGCCGCGAGATCGCTTTCCCGGAACTGCTCATCCTCTTTTGTATCCTGGCGGTATTTGCGCCATCCTTTACCATGAAAGGGGTGCCAAAGGCGATGTTCCTGCCTTTATCACTGGCTATTGGTTTTTCCATGATTGCAGCTTACCTGCTGGCACAAACGTTGGTGCCTATACTGGCCAACTGGATACTGAAGGCAGATCACTTTACCGGACATAGTATACATCATCCTACATTGGCGCTTAACACTGCGGAGAGCAGACAGGTAGAAAAAGACTTAAAGAAAGAAACCCGGCATCCGGAAAAACTGACCCGCTTTGAAAAATTCAAACTGCGGTTTATGGGATGGCTGCAAAGCCTGATGGCCGTGCGTAAGATAGTTATAGGCAGTTACCTGGTGGGGATAGTAGTAGTGATAGGTATCTGTATCAGTATGATAGGGCGTGATATTTTGCCCAAGCTGAACAATGGGCAGTTCCAGCTGCGGCTGAAAGCGCCCGAAGGTACCCGTATTGAACGTTCGGAAGTAATGCTCCTGCAGGCAGTAGACATCCTGAAAAAGATGGTAGGAGAAAAGAATATTGATATCACCTCATCCTTTGTTGGTACGCACCCGTCTTCTTACTCAACAAACCCTATTTACCTGTTCATGGCCGGACCCAATGAGGCGGTCATGCAGGTAAATCTGAAAGAAGACTATAAAGTAAACATGGATGATTTTAAGGAAAGGTACCGGAAGCTTATCCATCAGCAATTGCCGGAGGTGAAGATGTCATTTGAACCTATTGACCTTACCGATAAAGTGATGAGTCAGGGAGCTGCTACTCCGGTAGAAGTGGCCATTATGGGTAAGAACCTGGCAGAAAGCAGGCCTTATGCCCAAAAGGTATTAGCAGAAATGAAGAAGATTCCTTACCTGCGGGATATACAGATTAATCAGCCGCTCAATTCTCCGGCTATCCGCGTGAATATAGACCGGGAGCGGGCCGGGCAGTTGGGCGTAAGTATAACGGATGTGGCTAAGTCGCTTACTGCAGCCACTTCCTCCAGCCGTTTTACGGAGAAGAATGTATGGCTGGATGAAAAAAATGCCACATCTTATTTTGTGCAGGTGGCTATTCCGGAAAATGAAATGGGTAGTGTGAATGACATGGCCGCTATTCCGCTTTCCAAGAACCAGTCCAGGCCATTACTGGGTGATGTGGCTACATTACAGCCGGATACTGTGATCGGGGAGTATGATCGTGTGGGAGCGGTGCGTATTATTTCTATTGGAGCCAATGTGCACCGGAAAGACCTGGGGCGTGCTGCTGCTGAAGTGGAGAAGGCCATTAAACGTGCAGGAGAACCACCCCGCGGTATCAGTGTAGAGAAGCGCGGATTGATGAATCTGCTGGAAGAAACACTGGATAGTTTACAATCCGGATTGATGGTAGCAGTGGTCGTGATCCTCTTATTGCTGGCAGCTAATTTCCAATCGTTCAAAGTAGCTTTTGTAATAGTTTCAACCATTCCGGCAGTACTGGCAGGTTCCCTGATCATGTTGCTGCTTACCGGCTCTACATTAAACCTGCAATCTTACATGGGTATCATTATGTCTGTAGGCGTATCAGTGGCAAATGCCATCCTGTTGGTTACCAATGCAGAAAAACTGCGGCTCGAAAATCACGATGCCCGCAAGTCTGCCCTGGAAAGTGCTGCTGTTCGCTTACGGCCTATTTTGATGACCAGTATTGCGATGGTTATGGGGATGGTGCCTATGGCTTCCGGTTTGGGAGAAGCAGGAGATCAGACGGCACCTTTAGGACGCGCGGTAATAGGCGGATTGATAGCTTCCACCTTTGCCTCCCTGCTGATATTGCCATTGATATTTTCATGGGTACAACAAAAAGCAGGCGTGAAGTCAGCGTCGCTGGATCCGGAAGACGAGCATAGTGAATATTACATACCTACAACGGTACCTAAACATTAA
- a CDS encoding helix-turn-helix domain-containing protein produces MPVAILAHLFRKSAPCTIEAALPSALLASVVERYIWYTHEGDAAKIWATADGQPALLFVLDAPYHISFTGRYQLNFSYAFCCTGTLQNTYISNLPAGTRLLVVKFTTDGLALLLRQRLAAIAPTPLIPITGIWKHEGLPLAMAICKAGTPAIQVRLLEDFLQQLLPVHSSANYLLERAITLIKTCKGQTNVQALCATLKVNYKWLERHFKHALGIPPKTYISNLRFLHAYFDVQENTAALTHIALENGYYDQNHFIKAFRQHTGQVPSDKINKYA; encoded by the coding sequence ATGCCAGTAGCTATTTTAGCACACCTGTTTCGTAAAAGTGCACCATGCACAATTGAGGCTGCTTTGCCATCCGCCTTGCTGGCAAGTGTGGTGGAGCGGTATATCTGGTATACACATGAAGGAGATGCAGCAAAGATATGGGCAACTGCCGATGGACAGCCGGCATTATTATTTGTATTGGATGCACCATATCATATCAGCTTTACAGGAAGGTATCAGCTGAATTTTAGTTATGCCTTTTGCTGCACGGGTACCCTGCAAAATACCTATATCAGTAACCTGCCAGCAGGTACCCGATTGCTGGTAGTAAAATTTACTACTGATGGTTTGGCGCTATTGCTCCGGCAACGATTGGCAGCGATCGCTCCAACTCCGTTAATTCCGATTACCGGCATTTGGAAACACGAGGGATTGCCATTGGCGATGGCTATTTGTAAGGCGGGTACACCTGCTATACAGGTAAGGCTACTGGAAGATTTTTTGCAGCAATTGTTGCCGGTGCACAGCAGTGCCAACTATTTGCTGGAACGTGCTATTACGCTGATTAAAACCTGCAAAGGGCAAACCAATGTGCAGGCGCTTTGTGCGACTTTGAAAGTGAACTATAAATGGCTGGAACGGCATTTTAAGCATGCGTTGGGTATCCCTCCTAAAACTTACATCAGCAACCTCCGTTTTTTACATGCCTATTTTGACGTGCAGGAGAATACAGCCGCACTTACCCATATCGCCCTGGAAAACGGGTATTATGATCAGAACCATTTTATTAAAGCATTCAGGCAACATACCGGGCAGGTACCATCGGATAAAATAAATAAGTATGCATAG
- a CDS encoding RNA polymerase sigma factor translates to MTDKEYNKCVDLYSDNLFRFIVKNLEHTEDARDVVQNAFEILWKHCQDVPFEKAKSYLFTVAYNNMIDHVRKVKRITLVENFKEEVKVSEHRVHNAREVIEKALSRLSEVQRSLIMLKDYEGYSYEEIGEIMELNPSQVKVYLHRARIHLKNYLIKMENVI, encoded by the coding sequence ATGACGGATAAGGAGTATAATAAATGCGTGGATCTGTACTCAGACAATCTCTTCCGTTTTATAGTGAAGAACCTGGAACACACAGAAGACGCCAGGGATGTTGTACAGAATGCGTTCGAAATATTGTGGAAGCACTGTCAGGATGTGCCTTTTGAAAAGGCCAAGTCATACCTGTTTACGGTTGCGTACAACAATATGATCGACCATGTGCGTAAGGTAAAGCGGATTACCCTGGTGGAGAATTTCAAAGAGGAAGTGAAAGTGTCTGAACACCGGGTACACAATGCCAGGGAAGTGATAGAAAAGGCACTGAGCCGGTTAAGTGAGGTACAGCGTTCCCTGATTATGCTGAAAGATTATGAAGGATATAGTTATGAGGAAATTGGAGAGATTATGGAATTAAACCCCTCGCAGGTAAAAGTTTATCTGCACCGTGCGAGGATCCATCTTAAAAATTACCTGATTAAAATGGAAAATGTAATCTAA
- a CDS encoding VWA domain-containing protein, whose product MLRFQHSEYLWALTLLLVLQLAFIGVSWWKRRSIRKLGDPALVEKLFSGYSRRLFVLKFLLIFIAFFFGVIGLANLQKGSRMEKITRKGVDVMIALDVSKSMLASDVQPDRLTRAKQLISKLIDKLDNDRVGLVVFAGNAYLQMPLTVDYSAAKMYLSTVSPDMIPTQGTAIGQAIQTSDDAFNKKERKHKSLIIISDGEDHDETALQRTKAAFDNGVVVNTIGIGSPTGSPLPDPETGGYKKDRSGNTVISKLNEQELKSIASAGKGLYEHLDNNTDDVVNTLVTKIDSMEQKEFGENVFTDYNSYFQYFLAICLALVLIEFFIPEVRRPRHVVAPEA is encoded by the coding sequence ATGTTAAGATTTCAGCATAGTGAATATTTATGGGCCCTAACCCTACTGCTGGTATTACAGCTGGCATTTATAGGGGTTTCCTGGTGGAAACGCCGTTCTATTCGTAAACTGGGGGATCCTGCACTGGTAGAAAAATTGTTTTCCGGCTACTCCCGTCGCTTATTTGTATTAAAGTTCCTGCTCATTTTCATCGCTTTCTTTTTTGGGGTGATAGGTCTTGCCAATCTGCAAAAGGGCAGCCGCATGGAAAAGATTACCCGCAAAGGGGTAGATGTAATGATTGCGTTGGACGTAAGTAAAAGTATGCTGGCTTCGGATGTGCAACCGGATCGTCTTACGCGCGCTAAACAATTGATCAGCAAGCTGATAGATAAGCTGGATAATGACCGGGTAGGCCTCGTGGTATTTGCAGGCAACGCCTACCTCCAGATGCCGCTGACGGTAGACTATTCAGCAGCAAAGATGTATCTCAGCACCGTTTCTCCGGATATGATCCCTACACAGGGTACCGCTATAGGACAGGCTATTCAAACCAGTGATGATGCGTTTAACAAAAAGGAACGCAAACATAAATCGCTGATCATCATTTCCGATGGGGAAGATCATGACGAAACCGCTTTGCAAAGAACCAAAGCTGCTTTTGATAATGGGGTGGTGGTAAATACAATCGGTATCGGTTCTCCTACCGGTTCTCCCCTTCCTGATCCTGAAACCGGCGGCTATAAAAAGGACCGCAGCGGCAATACCGTGATTTCCAAACTCAATGAACAGGAATTAAAATCCATTGCATCTGCCGGTAAAGGGCTGTATGAACACCTGGATAACAATACAGACGACGTGGTCAATACACTGGTGACCAAAATAGACAGCATGGAGCAAAAGGAGTTTGGAGAAAACGTATTTACTGACTATAACAGCTATTTCCAGTATTTCCTGGCAATATGCCTGGCCTTGGTTTTAATAGAGTTTTTTATTCCGGAAGTGCGCCGGCCACGTCACGTGGTGGCGCCAGAGGCATAA
- the blaOXA gene encoding class D beta-lactamase has protein sequence MKRLGWMSLAIGLFLVACAPNNVKVEKSWEKYFTQYKVEGCFMLYNNGQGEFKVYNIDRAKERFLPASTFKIFNSLVGLETGIIKDTGMVIPWDGVTREIPAWNQDLSMQQAFKVSSVPYYQEVARRIGKPTMQIWLDSVKYGNAKISKIDTFWLDNTLQISPDEELGFVKKLYFDQLPFHKSTMKRVRDVMLMEKTPQYELHYKTGLGIAGAKRIGWIVGWIEENRHPTFFVLNIETEDKTLDMTKARIDMLKDILKEAGYFEGRK, from the coding sequence ATGAAACGACTTGGCTGGATGTCTTTGGCAATAGGCTTATTCCTGGTAGCCTGTGCGCCCAATAACGTAAAGGTGGAAAAATCCTGGGAAAAATACTTTACCCAATACAAGGTGGAAGGATGCTTTATGCTGTATAATAACGGACAAGGCGAATTCAAAGTGTATAATATTGACCGGGCCAAAGAACGTTTTTTACCTGCTTCTACCTTTAAAATATTCAATTCCCTGGTAGGACTGGAAACAGGTATCATTAAAGATACAGGCATGGTTATTCCCTGGGATGGCGTAACCCGCGAAATCCCAGCCTGGAACCAGGACCTGAGCATGCAACAGGCTTTCAAAGTATCATCCGTACCCTATTACCAGGAAGTGGCCCGCCGTATTGGCAAACCTACCATGCAAATCTGGTTGGATTCCGTAAAATATGGCAATGCTAAAATCAGCAAAATAGATACCTTCTGGCTCGATAATACCCTGCAAATATCCCCTGATGAAGAACTGGGATTCGTTAAAAAACTGTATTTCGACCAGCTCCCTTTTCATAAATCTACTATGAAAAGAGTGCGTGATGTGATGCTGATGGAAAAAACACCCCAATACGAACTGCACTATAAAACAGGACTGGGTATTGCCGGTGCCAAACGGATTGGCTGGATAGTGGGTTGGATTGAAGAAAACAGACACCCTACTTTCTTTGTGCTGAATATAGAAACGGAAGATAAAACCCTCGATATGACGAAAGCCCGTATAGATATGCTGAAAGACATTCTGAAAGAGGCCGGATACTTTGAAGGCAGAAAGTAA
- a CDS encoding MepB family protein translates to MHSDLLAVRELVYDKHGYDCTAPEMEAEGAEYGAYTFKLNRWLIRFRVAKITPTKVGQFVTLWKRSERGPIAPYDLSDPTDLYVISTRKGHHFGQFVFPKAVLCERGILSNNNKGGKRAIRVYPPWDEPTSGQAEKTQRWQLDYFLEISSDGVMDTVWLKKLYDAAGVPSMGITSGAGTIKKV, encoded by the coding sequence ATGCATAGCGATCTTCTGGCAGTCAGGGAATTAGTTTACGATAAGCATGGCTATGATTGTACGGCCCCTGAAATGGAAGCTGAAGGAGCAGAATATGGAGCTTATACCTTTAAGTTAAACAGGTGGCTGATCAGGTTCCGGGTGGCTAAAATTACGCCTACAAAGGTGGGACAGTTTGTTACTTTATGGAAGAGAAGTGAGCGGGGACCGATAGCGCCATATGACCTGTCTGATCCAACGGATTTATATGTTATCAGCACACGTAAAGGACATCATTTTGGTCAGTTTGTTTTTCCCAAAGCTGTTTTATGTGAGCGTGGTATTCTTTCTAATAATAATAAGGGAGGTAAAAGAGCCATACGGGTATATCCCCCCTGGGATGAGCCAACGAGCGGGCAGGCAGAGAAAACACAACGATGGCAGCTGGATTATTTTTTAGAAATATCTAGCGATGGTGTAATGGATACTGTATGGTTGAAAAAGTTGTATGATGCAGCAGGAGTACCCTCTATGGGCATTACTTCAGGTGCTGGAACCATAAAAAAAGTATAG
- a CDS encoding tetratricopeptide repeat protein, with translation MKVFRIKYCLVVAGILLGTGAFAQNGSNKYIRKGNDLYKKQQFTDAEAFYKKALEQNSTSAEGSYNLGNSLYQQKRYDDARTQYANSLKLAKKNETKSDADYNIGNTFMEGKKWEESIKSYKQALKINPADEDARYNLAYAQEMLKKQNQDNKDNKDNKDKNKDKNKDKNKDQDKKDQDKDKDKNKDKDKQDQDKKDQDNKDKQDQDKDKDQDQKDQEDQKPKPMPSKLNKQEAERLLQALSQEEKKLQDKVKKTKGNPVPVEKDW, from the coding sequence ATGAAAGTATTTCGTATAAAATATTGTTTGGTGGTGGCAGGTATCCTGCTTGGTACAGGTGCTTTTGCGCAAAATGGTAGTAATAAGTACATCCGTAAAGGAAATGACCTGTATAAAAAACAACAGTTCACCGATGCGGAAGCCTTCTATAAAAAAGCACTGGAGCAAAACAGCACCTCTGCAGAAGGTAGCTACAACCTGGGCAACTCCCTCTATCAGCAAAAGCGGTACGACGATGCCCGTACCCAGTATGCCAACAGCCTGAAACTGGCTAAAAAGAACGAAACCAAAAGTGATGCCGACTACAATATTGGCAACACCTTCATGGAAGGAAAGAAATGGGAAGAGAGCATTAAATCATATAAACAGGCACTGAAAATAAATCCTGCCGACGAAGATGCCCGCTATAACCTGGCCTATGCACAGGAAATGCTCAAAAAGCAAAACCAGGATAACAAAGACAATAAGGACAACAAGGATAAGAATAAAGACAAAAACAAAGACAAGAACAAGGATCAGGATAAAAAAGACCAGGACAAAGACAAAGATAAAAACAAGGATAAGGACAAGCAGGATCAGGACAAAAAAGACCAGGATAATAAAGACAAACAGGATCAGGATAAAGATAAGGACCAGGACCAGAAAGATCAGGAAGATCAAAAGCCTAAACCCATGCCCAGCAAGCTAAACAAGCAGGAAGCAGAACGGTTGTTACAGGCATTATCACAGGAAGAAAAGAAACTACAGGATAAAGTAAAGAAAACTAAAGGCAATCCTGTACCAGTAGAGAAAGATTGGTAG
- the kbl gene encoding glycine C-acetyltransferase: MNQQFITRLQQELDEISNAGLYKRERIITSEQGAEIQVGGQTVINFCANNYLGLSSHSAVVAAAKEAIDTHGYGMSSVRFICGTQDIHRELEQKIAQFLGMEDTILYVAAFDANGGVFEPLFGEQDAIISDALNHASIIDGVRLCKAQRYRYEHNNMADLEAKLQESQGARSRIIVTDGSFSMDGTIAQLDKICDLADKYNAIVMSDESHSSGFLGKTGRGTHEYRNVMGRVDIITGTLGKALGGASGGFTSGPKAVIDILRQRSRPYLFSNSVAPSIVGASIAVLDMLSETTQLRDKLEYNTRYFRTKMTEAGFDIKPGDHPIVPVMLYDAALSQQFADKLLLEGIYVIGFFFPVVPKGQARIRVQLSAAHEQAHLDKAITAFTKVGKELGVIK; this comes from the coding sequence ATGAACCAACAATTTATTACCCGCCTGCAGCAGGAACTGGACGAAATCAGCAACGCTGGTTTATACAAAAGAGAGCGTATTATCACCTCCGAACAAGGGGCTGAAATACAGGTGGGCGGGCAAACCGTGATTAATTTCTGTGCAAATAACTATCTCGGACTCTCCTCCCATTCCGCAGTGGTAGCAGCGGCCAAAGAGGCCATAGATACGCATGGATACGGAATGAGCAGTGTGCGTTTCATTTGTGGCACCCAGGATATTCACCGGGAACTGGAACAAAAAATCGCCCAATTCCTGGGGATGGAGGACACGATTTTATATGTAGCTGCCTTTGACGCCAATGGAGGAGTATTTGAACCACTATTCGGCGAGCAGGACGCGATTATATCTGATGCCCTGAATCATGCTTCTATCATAGATGGGGTACGCCTGTGCAAGGCGCAACGCTACCGCTATGAACATAATAATATGGCCGACCTGGAAGCCAAACTGCAGGAATCACAGGGCGCCCGTAGCCGGATTATCGTTACAGACGGCTCTTTTAGCATGGATGGTACCATTGCACAGCTGGACAAAATCTGTGATCTGGCAGATAAATACAATGCGATCGTAATGTCTGATGAAAGCCACTCTTCCGGCTTTTTGGGCAAAACAGGCCGGGGTACCCATGAATACAGAAACGTGATGGGCCGCGTGGATATCATTACCGGCACCCTGGGCAAAGCGCTGGGTGGCGCCTCCGGTGGTTTTACCAGCGGGCCTAAAGCCGTAATCGATATCTTACGCCAGCGCAGCCGGCCTTACCTGTTCTCCAACTCCGTAGCCCCCAGCATTGTAGGTGCTTCTATTGCCGTACTGGATATGCTGAGCGAAACTACCCAGCTGCGCGACAAACTGGAGTACAATACCAGGTACTTCCGTACTAAAATGACGGAAGCAGGCTTTGATATTAAACCCGGAGATCATCCCATCGTTCCGGTAATGCTGTATGATGCCGCCCTCAGCCAGCAATTTGCCGACAAACTGCTGCTGGAAGGTATCTATGTGATCGGGTTCTTTTTCCCGGTAGTACCGAAAGGACAAGCACGTATCAGGGTACAGCTCAGTGCTGCTCATGAACAAGCACACCTGGACAAGGCCATTACCGCTTTTACCAAAGTAGGTAAGGAACTGGGCGTGATAAAGTAG
- a CDS encoding efflux RND transporter periplasmic adaptor subunit, which yields MTRKYIIASAAMLLLGLGFTSCHNSNAESETPMESQGVQVKTFALKKSTLDGMLKLPGEIKPYQFADLYAKVTSYVQRVNVDMGSQVSEGQVLATLEAPEMNAQLLEAQSRLHTKEAVFRSSRATYNRLLKTSKVPGTISPNDLDLAFEKMSGDSAELLSAKSAYHEVQQMLGYLTIRAPFSGVISQRNVHPGTYVGPSGKGSDKPLFRLEQQQKLRLSVAVPEVNTGGLKENGQVHFTVKSLPGDTFTARITRVAGSLDTRLRTEQLEMDIANPDKKLLPGMYAEVKLPLPGKTEVYIVPKNAIVSNSEQVFVIKVVGNKAVWVPVKRGNEANGQVEIFGDLADNDVLVQNASDEIKAGTPLVTVQK from the coding sequence ATGACCAGAAAATATATCATTGCCAGTGCTGCTATGCTGTTGTTGGGTTTGGGGTTTACCTCGTGCCACAATTCCAATGCGGAAAGTGAAACACCGATGGAGAGCCAGGGGGTGCAGGTAAAAACGTTTGCACTGAAGAAAAGCACATTGGATGGCATGCTGAAACTGCCGGGAGAAATAAAACCTTATCAGTTTGCCGACCTGTATGCCAAAGTAACCAGCTATGTACAGCGGGTAAATGTAGATATGGGCAGCCAGGTAAGCGAGGGGCAGGTATTGGCTACGCTGGAAGCGCCGGAAATGAACGCGCAGCTGCTGGAAGCACAATCCCGTCTGCATACCAAGGAAGCAGTGTTCCGCTCCAGCAGGGCTACTTATAACCGCCTGCTCAAAACCAGCAAAGTACCCGGTACGATCTCTCCGAATGATCTTGATCTGGCTTTTGAAAAAATGAGTGGTGATAGTGCTGAACTGTTATCCGCTAAATCCGCTTATCATGAAGTACAGCAAATGCTGGGATACCTGACGATACGGGCACCTTTTAGTGGTGTTATCAGCCAGCGTAACGTACATCCCGGTACGTATGTAGGACCATCAGGCAAAGGATCTGATAAGCCACTATTCCGTTTGGAACAGCAACAAAAACTACGTTTGTCCGTAGCCGTTCCTGAAGTAAATACAGGCGGACTAAAGGAGAACGGGCAGGTGCATTTTACGGTGAAGTCATTGCCCGGAGATACTTTCACTGCCCGGATTACCCGTGTAGCTGGAAGTCTGGATACCCGACTACGTACAGAACAACTGGAAATGGATATTGCTAACCCTGATAAAAAACTATTGCCTGGCATGTATGCAGAAGTAAAATTGCCGTTGCCCGGCAAAACAGAAGTATACATTGTGCCCAAGAACGCTATTGTCAGTAATTCTGAACAGGTATTTGTGATTAAGGTAGTCGGAAACAAAGCAGTATGGGTACCGGTGAAAAGAGGTAATGAGGCCAATGGGCAGGTAGAAATATTCGGAGATCTTGCGGATAATGATGTGCTGGTACAAAATGCCAGTGATGAAATAAAAGCCGGTACACCGCTGGTGACCGTGCAAAAATAG